The following DNA comes from Solanum stenotomum isolate F172 chromosome 11, ASM1918654v1, whole genome shotgun sequence.
AAAAACTGAGATTTCAACACTAACAGCATCATGGAAGTCTCCTCATTCTGTAGTGTTAACTGCAATGTTAGTGATTCACACGTCTCCAACTCCTCTCGAAGTTCAATTATTAAAGTGTCTTTGCTCTGTACAGAAGACTTGTAGAGATCAAGCTCCCCCGTTAGTTTCTCCAATTTAGAAGCCCATTCAGCTTCTTTGGCTTTGAGATTACCAAAACAGTCCTTGTGCACCTGCTCCAGGCCTCTGAGCTTGTTTCGGAGTTTTGACAAGGAAGAAGAAGCTCCAGCTTCTTGAATTTTGGCTTCCTGGAGTTCTTTAAGGGATGTCATCAATTCATGATTCTCTTGCTCTACCCTCCTGAATTGGTATTCCATTTCCTTGTGAAGTGTATCCCTTGAGCCCAATATGTCTCTTAGAGTCGCAATTTCTTTGTCCCTCTGACTTGTCACGCTCTCAATTATAGACTTGGATTCTTCGTACTCCGCACAGACACTGTTAAAGGATGTTTTAGACTCAGCAAGTTGAACTTCCAGTAGTTTTCTCTTGCTTTCTTCATGAGCTAATGCCTGATTGCACATCCACAAACGGCTTTCAAGATCTTTCGATATTCTAAGCTGAGAATCTAAATTCATCTGCAGTTTGGAAATCTCATCTAGCAATGTCGATCTCTCCTTAGTCCATTCTTTCTCCTCCTCTAGATGTTGTTGCCTGAGTCTGCCATGAGCCTCCTCCAGATGACTGAACGATTCCTTCTTCCATTTAAGTTGATCTGCAAGCTTCTTGATTTCCTCCTCCATGTCGAGCAGCATATCATCATTGTGTCTCAGTTCTTTGGATGTTTTAGTTCTCTTCTCCACTTCTGAGGACTTTTTCTGTGAAGATGATACAAATTCCCTTAGCCCCTCGATTTCTTGTTTGAGAGAATGAATTTGTTGCTCTTGATCCAAATTAGTTGCATTTGCACCATCTAGAGCCAATGCCATCCCTCTACCATCTTCTTCATACTTGCTAAGCTGTTGCTTGAGCTTGTAATGAGCCTCCTCCAGATAACTGAACTGTTCCTTCTTCCATTTAAGTTGTTCCTCAAGTTTCCTGTTTTCCTCCTCTATTTCAAAAAGCATATCATCACTGTGCCCCAGCTCTTTGGATGCTTTGGCTCTCTTCTCAGCTTCTGAGGACTTCTTTTGTGAAGCCGATACGAATTCCCTTAGCccttcaatttcctttttgaGAGAACGAATCTGTTGCTCTTGATCCACATTAGTTGAATTAGCACCGTCTAAAGACAATGCCAGcccttctttctcttcttcacattttttaagttgttgCCTGAGCTTGCCATGAGCCTCTTCCAGATGAATGAACTGTTCATTCCTCCATTTTAGTTGATCTGTGAGCTTCCTGTTTTCCTGCTCCATCTCCAGTAGCATATCATCGGTGTTTCTCAGCTCTTTGGATGCTTTGGCTCTCTTCTCATCAACTTCCAAGGACTTCATCTTCTGTGAAGCCGAAGCCCTTAGCCCCTCAATTTCTTGTTCAAGAGAACGAATCTGCTGTTCCTGATCCATATTAGTTGAATTAGCACCATCTAAAGCCAATGCCAGCCCTCTATTCTCTTCTTCAAACTTTCGGACCATCTCAGCAATGTCAGCACGAAGCTTATCATTTGTAGAACTTAGATGCCTGACAGCAGTCTCCTTTTCTTTAAGTTTTGACTCGATTGCTTCGTGCAACTGTTTAGTGACAGCAAGCTCATCTTCTTTCCCAGACAATTCATGACTGAGCTTCTCTACTTTCAAATTCGCCTCCTGATTCTTGGTTAGCAACTCATTGTTGACTCTTTTCAAGTTCTCACACAACTCAGCTTTACTTTGGTAGTTTGCCCTGAGCTTTTCAATCTCAAGTTTGGCCTCATCTAGTGCTTCATGTACTGTGTCCATTTCCTCACTCCAACTGAGATCAACTAAAACACCTGTTTGCACAAAAGAGAGAATTTCAGCACCAAAACACATGGAATCTCACAAGTGGGGTtcggggagggtagagtgtacgcagaccttacctctacctcgtagagatagagaagttgtttccgatagacccctCCCTCGACTTAAATTAAAACATTTCCAAGCAGTTTGAAAAGAGAGTACATAAATGAGAGCAGTAACCACAACGGAACAATACTAAATAGGACATGCTGTAATATCAATCTCCAAAAAGATCTTTGAAACGAACCAACTGAAGTCATTGGCAAAACACTTTCGCATATATTTTGGTCTTTATCTTCCCTCAAGTATCTCTCCTTATCAGCTGCACAGTGCAGCTTTTGTGTTAATCTAGAATCTCAAGAAATGAAAACTATAGAGACAGATGACAGAAGGAGTAACAGCTAAGTGTCGATCCCTAAACCTCTTACCTCCAAGAAAGGCATAGGCAAAGACATGAATTTAGGCAAGACTGGAACTCAGACGCGGAACATCATTAAAGTTTATGAGTTCTGAACTTGCGACCctaaatatttatatacatatttaatggATTTCCTAATGAACTTATCAGGTTTAGCTCCATTGCCTCTCATTGGACGATATGAAAACTCAAAATGCTTTTGAACCTTCCAATTGGTCCAGTTTCTAGTCTAGTGCAGTGCTCTTAAAATCACAATAACATCCTTAAATAAACTGTCTAACTAGGTGTTCCTTGTTCACAATCTTTCTCCACATAAATCCAAGATCTAAGCTTTTTCTAAGGAAGGACACTAATTATTACTCACTGGAAATGCCAGAATTTCAAAAGTTTGACACATTTAATcttaaataatgaaatatagAAGATTAAAAAACACAAACATGCTAAGCATtgaaatattttacaaaaattttGTACATTTTCATGCTCTGGCAGAATCTGCCCTAAATAATCACACAAGCATAACTATTATACAACAACAGTATAGTAACAGAAACTGAAGGACAAGAAACAACAACAGCACTACGACTAATACTAGTCTCGATGGACAGCAAGACAACACAATACTATCTACTAACCTCCTAACCTAATCTATGTCCTCCGCAACCTTATATCTAAAATCATATTCTCAATAATCTCAAACAACACATATATTCACAGAATCataaattactaaaattaaaaGGAATTGCTAACTTCAGAGTGTCATACATTCACATAATCAAGAGGAAAAAACATGAAAACATTAACAATTAGTAATTTTGCCTGAcaccaacaacaagaacaacagCATATCCAGTGAAATTTCATCCGAGCAGGATAGAATCTACGCAAATCTTACCACTAccttgtggaggtagagagTGTGTTTCCGAAAGACTAAATCTTTCAGacacccacaaaaaaaaaacttacacaACATCATACAACAAGATTCagtttttctttctatttactAATCAAGAAACAATATTAAACAAAATGGTTGTTGTTGAAAAAGTACCTTTGATTAAATTTCTGGGTTGTAGTCCATTCAAAAAAACAACAACTGGGTTTTTTTCAGTTTGAAGTAAGTAAATTGAAAGTTACAAGCTTTAATGGaagagtaaaaaagaaaaaaaattgaaacttttcTGTGTATAGCAATAGCCGTTTGAAAtggaaaatttgaattttggtaTCGCTTAACAACTTTGTTCGGATCTATTGTTAACTAGCCGTTGACATAGGCCCAAATCTATGGAGTAAAAgcccaaaagaaagaaagacaaaaaatgGGTTAAAATATACAAACGGACAGAAATATACAATCACAGCCTCGATAGTAAACGGAATTATAGATATGGAGtgcaattatcaaaactatagttataaaaccttattatgtctattatgtttgctatttctgaaattttctctatatagtactctctccatttcatattaatttaatttttgaggtgtttcacaccctttaaaaaaagtagattaagacataaattgaacctagtttttcatttttaccctcattaattattgtcaaatttatgattaaaataactaaatatcaattaatcactaattccaatattaactaatgaagggtaaaattggaagaacactctAAAAGTAGTATTGAAgactgaacaattaagttaatttgaaaaatgaaaaatgcctcaaaaattaaattaatatgaaatggagagagtattaaactagctatatatataatattatattaggtttatatattattaattaattaatatgcaTAATTAATCTAACATGAACTAATTTATGGATCAAGTACACACTAAACCACGCCAATTATTAACCACAACGCGTGATTCAGTGAATAATAACTTAATTTGTTTAATAGCATACACAACTTTATCCCACCAACTTTAATTGTCCCATTAATATTGCACTATAGTTTGTTATTCACGTAGTGTAATATTATGTAAATTTATAATGGTGATTATGTTGGTGGGTGGACCCGTATTATCAACGATGAACTTTCTCTAAGATTTGATCACCTTTATAAAAAGACAtagattatttcaaaaataaaaacgaCTTGCTTACAATAACATGAACTGTATCAGAGTTTATATTCATTCATTCTGCACAACTGAACTAGAGGTCTcaatttaaaattctaatatGAATAATCAATAAGTGTGGTGGGACTTTTCTAAGCAAATTTTATCATAGTCAAGCCTTAATATAAGTATCAGATACTAGATAGAAAACTAATTTAATCGCATTGAGTCAATACAATTTTAGTGTAGATTTTATAAGCTTGCTTTCTCAATGCATGTTTTCTTCTTTCCTTGTTGGGTATTTGCAAGTGACAATGTGGAATTTGACTACCTAAAGACAAAGTACAACCAATGCAAATAGAGAAAATCATTAAACAAGGACAGTTTTagtgattattaattttttaaaaatattcaagtaATGGTAGTCTTATTATTTTAAGTGCAAGTGTTAAGAAGATTACAAAAGCAATAACATGGTATTAGGCCAAAAGTACTACGAAtgtaataacaataaaatattcagtgtaatattataaataaggGTATGAAAAAGAGTATTGATATGTATTGCAAATCATATCCTTATCTTGTGATCGagggtaaaaaaattatttatgaaagGTTCTAAccttaataaaagaaaataacaaattgAGTTTGGAAAagctatattgaaaatatcagtaacaataacaaataatacgATGAGTGaaacaaaaaaacatgtaattaaatattatagatGTCATAAGATGTGACTGATATCAACAAGTGtactaaaatatttaagaacCTTATAATGACCACGTTCTAATTGTACtattaacaataataatttcatGGCCAAACATATACACAGCCCCTCAAACTTGGcccaatttttcattttggcactccaacttagccttgttccattttaactcttgaactccattttttctgttccattttaacacaaaatactatttttatgattctttattttttatatattcttcaaatgtaacttcttattttaaatcgacacgtgtcaattaattttagttaaaaaaatttaaaaaatagacgtgtgcctgttaattttcataaaaaaattaaacaatcgCAAACgaatataaaaattttcaaataataatattattttttgagatttctctgtatttttgcatgaaaaataaattgacgaaagttctttgattttctttcttaaacattcaattaaattaaataacactacttatttattttttcttatcatctaggctatctaaatttaacgcaaatactcacttttaatttttaatataaatcaatacgaataaaaaaactcatcttcaatacgagtaaaaaaagactcttgttcattgctaataacactactaaaaaatgttaccaacacaatttcgtcgattattttttatacaaaaatagataacactcttaaaaagaaattattattttttaaaatgaattatttttt
Coding sequences within:
- the LOC125843749 gene encoding uncharacterized protein At4g38062 — protein: MDTVHEALDEAKLEIEKLRANYQSKAELCENLKRVNNELLTKNQEANLKVEKLSHELSGKEDELAVTKQLHEAIESKLKEKETAVRHLSSTNDKLRADIAEMVRKFEEENRGLALALDGANSTNMDQEQQIRSLEQEIEGLRASASQKMKSLEVDEKRAKASKELRNTDDMLLEMEQENRKLTDQLKWRNEQFIHLEEAHGKLRQQLKKCEEEKEGLALSLDGANSTNVDQEQQIRSLKKEIEGLREFVSASQKKSSEAEKRAKASKELGHSDDMLFEIEEENRKLEEQLKWKKEQFSYLEEAHYKLKQQLSKYEEDGRGMALALDGANATNLDQEQQIHSLKQEIEGLREFVSSSQKKSSEVEKRTKTSKELRHNDDMLLDMEEEIKKLADQLKWKKESFSHLEEAHGRLRQQHLEEEKEWTKERSTLLDEISKLQMNLDSQLRISKDLESRLWMCNQALAHEESKRKLLEVQLAESKTSFNSVCAEYEESKSIIESVTSQRDKEIATLRDILGSRDTLHKEMEYQFRRVEQENHELMTSLKELQEAKIQEAGASSSLSKLRNKLRGLEQVHKDCFGNLKAKEAEWASKLEKLTGELDLYKSSVQSKDTLIIELREELETCESLTLQLTLQNEETSMMLLVLKSQFFELYQRIADDYASMELEKREGVENISTLIKQLNSKNEALVRVQEDLEEEREKVALLSEKIESLNSEEQQQLPLQREVDTLKEMLKEASTSQSHLKEQVLHTKSDLEQVRDALDRANEELAESFEEGNELEFELQVWKSVAEKLKANLEENLQMRRQIEASLLAQADVEFDLKQERESLELELAEKDTRVNELQQQLFDQKREQTALLSENIEDKKTSQDLQKEVEYLEQEWVRKELEGAILAQVEAETKHKKEKESLHQIVEEKDHRIYDLQKEVEYLEQEWVRKELEGAIFEHVEAETQHKKEKESLHQLVEEKDHRINDLQKEVEYLEQEWVRKELEGAIFAKVEAEAKHKKEKESLRQLVEEKDHRIYDLQRLVNSLENEFESSTSSFSASLSEMQAEVDMFHKTWEKMRTAEILKEIEIQMRNLVIVELENEFCKLQKEVEYLEKHVSNSVGKRTELEAEIEAKRSEIDVLQFKLEKQVRSSDIVIKNLRKEKAKLLEDVMKLSSDKDKLLDTFMELSERISRMSKEDMQLAGSLERMVQNCDSSMPGTDLKWDNEFFDPVKENNSRHPSTPTSTSIKRLEAIVDERSPLRSLNN